The sequence below is a genomic window from Balaenoptera musculus isolate JJ_BM4_2016_0621 chromosome Y, mBalMus1.pri.v3, whole genome shotgun sequence.
GAGTCCGCAGGTGCGAGAGTTGTACCCGTAAGGCTTTATCTTAAAGATAAAGAGTATGAAAAGCTTTTCAAATCTATCAATGGGACCCTTTTCCTTGGAGGAAGTGTTAACCTCATGAAGTCAGGTTACACCCACGAGGCCAAAATATTTTACAAGCTGGCCGAACAGCTAAACCCcaattatttcttattattcCAGAGTTTTGGCAATGGAAACTATTTTCCCACGTGGGGAACCTGCCTTGGATTTAAAGAGCTTACTTATCTGGTCAATGGAGAGAGCTTATTAACCCTCACAGACAGTGTTGGAATTAAAATGCCAATTAACTTCACTAGAGGTCCACTACAGAGCAGAATGTTCCAGAATTTTCCTGCTGACTTGCTGCTGTCATTAGCAATAGAACCTCTGACTGCAAATTTCCACAAGTGGAGCCTCTCTGTGAAGAATTttacaaagaatgaaaagttaAAGACGTCTTTCAATATATTAACTACAAATACAGATGGCTGTATTGAGTTTATTTCAACAATGGAAGGATATCAGTATTCAGTATACGCTGTCCAGTGGCATCCAGAGAAAGCACCTTATGAATGGAGGAAAGTAAAAGGCATTCCCCATGCACCTAATGCTGTGAGGGCTGCTTTTGATTTAGCAGAGTTCTTTGTGGCTGAAGCTCAGAAAAACAATCACCATTTTGAATCTGATGTTGAAGAAGGCAAAGCACTAATTTATCAGTAACAGCCAGTTTATACTGGAGACATTTCTTTATTTCAGCGAAATTATATATTTGGTTGAAAGTTTTCAATGTTAACAGAGAAATTTTGATTAACTCCATGATTAAACTGTTATAACAACTTGCTACTCATGACGATAATACAAGGCCACAGAGATTCCTTTTCTATGATGTTACTGGCTCTGATTCTTCATTCAGGATATTCAACTATTTATACCCCATATGATAATCAGTCATTGAAGCAGATACATAATCTGAATGTTTTTCATGGAAAAGGTTTCTTTTATctaaagaatagaaaagataaatttactgaaaatacaaaaataaaaacaaaaaaggggggcttccctggtggcgcagtggttgagaatctgcctgccaatgcaggggacacgggttcgagccctggtctgggaagatcccacatgccatggagcgactaggcccgtgagccacaactactgagcctgcgcgtctggagcctgtgctccgcaacaagagaggccacgatagtgagaggcccgcgcaccgcgatgaacagtggcccccgcttgccgcaactagagagagccctcgcacagaaacgaagacccaacacagccataaataaataaataaataaataataaaaaaaataaaaataaaaaaggaagcttgcacaagcttcttagataCCCTCATCCATCACAGGGCAGACTGCAGAAGCAAGAacaactacaatcctgcaacctgtgtaacgaaaaccacattcacagaaagacagacaaaatgaaatggcagagaactatgtaccagatgaagaaacaagataaaaccccagaaaaacaattaaatgaagtgggcataggcaaccttccagaaaaagaattcagaataataatagaaacgacaatccaggacctcagaaaaagaatggaggaaaagatcaagaagatgcaagaaatgttaacaatgatgaaaaacacagtaaatcagattaaaaatttgctagaaggagtcaatacaataactgaggcagaagaaccggtaagtgacctggaagataaaacagcggaaataactaccgcagagcagaataaagaaaaaaagaatgaaaagaatgggggacagcctaagagacttctggaacaacattaaacgcaccaacattcaaattacaggagtcccagaaaaagaagagaaaacgaaagggtctgagaaaatattcgaagacattatagttgaaaacttcccaaacatgggaaaggaaatagtcaatcaagtccaggaagcgcagagagtcccatacaggataaatccaaggacaaacaTGCCGAGACATATATtgatcaaattatcaaaaattaaatacaaaaaaaatattaaaagtagcaaaggaaaagcaaaaaataacatagaaaggaatccccataaggttaacagctaatctttcagcagaaactctgcaagccagaagggagtggcacaatatatttaaagtgatgaaagggggacttccctagtggcgcagtggataagactccatgctccgaatgcagtgggcctgggtttgatcctggtcagggaactagatcccacatgcatgccacaactaagagtttgcatgccacaattaatagttcacacaccacaactaaggaACACAacagccgcaactaagaccaagcacaaccaaaaaaataaataaaaataaacattaaaaaaaatcggttgggcttccctggtggcacagtggttgagaatctgcctgccaatgcaggggacacgggttcgagccctggtctgggaagatcccacatgccacggagcaagtaggcctgtgagccacaactactgagcctgtgtgtctggagcttgtgctccacaacaagacaggccgcaacagtgagaggcccacgcaccacgatgaagagtggcccccgctcgccgcaaccagagaaagccctcacagagaaacgaagacccaacacagacaaaaataaataaaaatcaataaaattttttaaaaaaatcgatGAAacgggaaaacctacaaccaagattactctacgcagcaaggatctcattcagacttcacagagaaattaaaacctgtacagacaagcaaatgttaagagaattcaccaccaccaaaccagctataaaccaaatgttaaaggaacttcttgaggcaagaaacacacaaagacctacataaaccaaacccaaaacaattaagaaaatggtaataggaacatacatatcgataattaccttcagtgtaaatggattaaattctccaaccaaaactaaaagactggctaaatggatacaagaacaagacccatatatatgctgtctacaagagacccacttcagacctagggacacatacagactgaaagtgaggggatggaaaaaggtataccatgcaagtggaaatcaaaagaaagctggagtaccaattcccTTATCacacaaaatggactttaaaatcaagactattacaacagacaaagaaagacactacataatgatcaaagaatcaatccaagaagatataacaaatgtaaatatttaggcacaaAAGATAAgcacacctcaatacataaggcaaatgctaactaAGAGCCATTAAAGGGAAAATTGACACAATAATgttagggaactttaacaccccactttcacagaacatccaaattgaaaataaataaggaaccacaagctttaaatgactcaTTACaccaggtggacttaattgatatttatggggcattccatccaaaaccaacagaatatactttcttctcaagcactcatagaacattctccaggatagatcatatcttgggtcacaaatcaagtcttggtaaatttaagaaaattgaatttgtatcaaatatcttttccaaaaaCAATGCTGTGAAACTAcatttcaattacaggaaaaaaactgtaaaaaatacacacacatggaggccaaacaatacgcTATTAAATAAGCAacagatcaatgaagaaatcaaagaggaaatcaaaaaatacctagagacaaatgacaatgaaaacacgacatcCCAAAACTTACGGAATGCAACAAATTCCTTCTAAGAAGGaaatttacagcaatacaatcctacctcaagaaacaagaaacatctcaaataaacaacctaaccttacacctaaagcaatcagagaaagaagaacaaaaaaacccaagttagcagaaggaaagaaatcataaagatcacatcaaaaaaaaaaatgaaaaagaaatgacagagtcgatagcaaagatcaataaaactagaagctggttctttgagaagataaacaaaattgacaaaccattagccagactcatcactaaaaaaaggagggacttccctgatgacacagtggttaagaatgtgcctgccaatgcaggggacatcagttcgagccctggtccaagaacatcccacatgctgaggagcaactaagcatgtgcgccacaactactgagcccgcgtgccacaactactgaagcccatgcgcctagagcccgtgttccgcaaccagagaagccaccacaatgcgaagcccgtgcactgcaaagaagagtagctcctgcttgccgcaactagagaacgtcTGCAGACAGCAACAaaacccaacgcaaccaaaatttaattaattttttaaaaaaagaaaaaaaaagactactcaGATCAACATAAttagaatggaaaggaagaagtaaaatttgacacagcagaaatacagacgattgtgagagattactatatgcaaccatatgccaataaaatggacaacatggaagaaacggaaaaatacttagaaaaccacaaccttccaaaactgaaccagaagaaatagaaaatgtaaacacaccaatcacaagcactgaaattgaaactgtgattaaaaatcttccaacaaacaaaagtccaggaccagatggcttaacagacgaattctatcaagcatttgcAGAACAGCTAACAagtttccttctcaaactcttccaaaatatagcagagggaggaacacttgaAAACTCATTGTACAAAgtcaccaacaccctgataccaaaacctgacaaagatgtcacaaaaacagaaaactataggccaatatcactgacgaacatagatgcaaaaatcttcaatacaagcaaacagaatccaaaaacacattaaaaggatcatacaccatgatcaagtgcagtttattccaggaatgcaaggattcttcaatatatgcaaatcagtcagtgtgatacaacatattaacaaactgaaagataaaaatcatatgatcatctcaatagatgcagaaaaagtttctgacaaaattcaaaacccatttatgataaaagttcaccagaaagtagccatagagaacctacctcaacataataaaggccgtatgtGACAGACCCACAGGCAACATAGTTcacagtggtgaaaaactgaaaccatttcctctaagaccaggaagaagaaaaggttgcccactctcactattattattcaacaaacttttggaagttttagccacagcaatcagagaagaaaaagaactaaaaggaatccaaatcagaaaggaagaagtaaagctgtccacaatgagagaagccaccacaatgagaagcccgcgcatcacaaggaagagtagcccccacttgccacaactagagaaagcctgagccaggccaaaaacaaaaaacaaaaaagcaaaaaagaaagaaagaaaacatatgttctccatgtaaaaaaaagaaaaaatcagtaatcttttgatgttccgactacctgttCTTTGctgcaaaaactcctatacaCCTGGGTTCCCCACCTTGTCTCTGTGGAGCAatctctcagagttatctgagatgctgtgtcccaggcttaagtcctcagttttttcaaccaaataaaacataactctcaacctTTTGGTTGTACATTTTTTCAGTCAACAGCTCAAACTTAGAGAAGATTATCAGTATACCATACAATGCCATGAATAAATGTCAGATTTTCGAATATTTTCTaacttaaatggaaaattttttaaaaatcaagaacaaaaataagaaatgctgTTTGTGtttcaatacattaaaaaaatatatttggccTAAGGTCTCATGATAGAGAGCTCCTAAAACACTTGGAACTTCCTGAGTGaagagtgtttctgtttttcttaagagCCACTTATTCACTTAATGCTAATAAGATGACTTAACAGAGAGCCCTTAGGTATCCTTAGGATGAGGCAGGTAGGTGGGAGAAAGCGTGCCGATTAAGCTCTACAATAAATTCCTGGAAACTGAGATTTGATGCATCCAATTCCTCAGGGAAATAAGTTCCTGAGCTCAGGAAACTTCCAGACCTCATCTATGTACCTCTTCATTTagctgttcatttgtatcctttaaaatatcctttataataaattggtaaaTGTTTCCCTGAGCTTTGTGagtcattttaacaaataaatcaaattcaAGGAGGGGGTTTGGGAAACTCTGATTTACAGCTGGATCATCAGTACGACACATAACAACCCTGACACAACTGGCTTCTAAAGAGGGACAGTCACGTGGGACTGAGTCCTTTACCTGTGGGACCTGTTTTATCTCCAGATAAATAGTGTCAAAATTGAGTAAAATTTATAGAACAGTGACAACTGGAAAATTGTTTGATGGTGTTGGAAAACACGCCAGGGTTACTCTTCCGAAAAGTTCCACACTTGtatttatagatgaaaatatCAAACGACATCTCTTTCTGTGATAAGGTTTTAAACACAGGTTTTCAAAAAGGCAAGCACAGCAGCAACACACATGTATGTTGTTATGAATTTTACATAATGAtcaaatttattgaatatttacatgGAATTACGTAAAATTTTCACATTTCCATCTACTCTGTTTCTCATTGCTTGTTTTGTTTGAGCTTAGAAGAAACTAAACAACAGTTCTAAGTGCCTtgataaaaagtaaaagcaattacatttttatatgacaCAAACATAAATTaagcacaaattttaaaagagaaaaagattacCTTTTGGATAATCTTCCAGTAAGAGGTTGAAGTGACCTAACTGACAAAAGAATTCAGACTCCACTTTTCCTTCAGCTTTTAAGATTAAAGATTCGTAGCAGCGAACAgcctagaaatgaaaaatataagtattaagaaaaaggtaaaatccTAATTGTATCCTTTCTGAGAACGCATATACACCCCATGAGATCACCTGAGAAATCAAAACAATCAGTGTCAGCTCTACCACAGACACAGGACTCAATTTCTCTCAGAAATTAGAAGAAACAGCTTTCTAATTACATATTAAAGGAGCCACTGCTGATGATCAAAGTGCTCTCCCATATGAAAAAAGGGGGGACTAAAACCTGCCAAATAAGATAACTTAGGAGTTCCCTTAATGACTTTGTTAACTGTATAACTAAATTATAACTTTGATTCTTGTTCACATAACAAAACTACTCTcaaataaacacagaaagaacTTTCTTGAATTCAGGGAGCTAATAACTACATGTGATTTTTGAACATTTGAAATGTAGCAAGggcaaattgagatgtgctgtaattGTAAACTAGACAACAGATTACAAAGACTGCAtacaaaacagtaaaatattcACTAACAATTTTATGTTAAccattaagttaaataaaatatattatttaatttcatgtttctttttactatttctaATACAgttgttataaaatttaaaaatcacaaaagacattaaaattttgtGCTTCACAACATTTCTATTGAACCAAGTTGCTCAACAGTACCTACCATCTGTACTGATCAGCTATCTTTGCAAAGAAACACTAGCTTTTAGACCACCATACACAATTTAGTGTATTTTCTGGAAAATACGTCAATTGTTTTCTAACTAATGCTCCTCATATATTTCAAACATACTAACTTGAATATTATCCCACCCCAATACCCACAGATACCTCTCACActtttattagagaaaaaaataacacttaaaGAATCCcctttttttaacttcagaagtctgcaaaaagaagaaataatttattaaaaacatcatAAAGAACAATGTTCTGCAGAGTTGTCACTAACAATGGGAAACTTTTTCATGTATTAAGATATGgaggagagttccctggtggtctagtggttaggttTCCACACGTACACTGCCAtgtcccaggttcaatcccttgtcggggaactgagattctgcaaAGCTGAGTggcatggacaaaaaaaaaaaaagatatggggCAGTCATTCTGGCTTTTAGATGGTTCAGCCTAAACTTTGTGTGAACTAAAACAGCCTGACCTATTACCTATCAAACACACATAGCACATCTGGTTTAACCATTAACATAAAGAACTCCATGTTCAAAGATAAGGATAAAAAACTCCCTTCCTATAGTGTCCGTGTTAACACTCCTTGGAAGACAAGGTTCGCTTTCCAAGATCATGCTGTCCAGCTGTATCCATCTCTTTTGAAACCTGGAAGGAATGTAACCCTGTCATGTTTGAtatatgttctttgttctgataAGTGTAAgactgtgctgaaaaccatgcttcaaggaacagttcctcagagctactgagaggctaCGCTGGCCCCTGTGCTAGAGTTCtcagtttggcttgaataaaactCTTTCCTAACCTTAATTAAAGATTGATTATTGCTTATCTGCATCAACACTAACCACAAGAGATCTTAGAAACTTAACATCTTCCTGTCTTATTCTTAACACGTTACTGACCAGAGACATACCAATACGTTTTTAGAGAGTGATACAATTAACATCACTGTGCAAAGTTGTTAAGAGCTTAAAATTGATCAAGGGTTCATTTTACAACTTATGATGGTCCCTCCTCCTTTCAGCCCCTCCCAAATTCTCCAGGTTAGTTCTCCGCAGCAGCACCACATTCATCAGGACCTCCTACTGTGAGACAACTCAGGGAAGCAGCTATCACTATGCATGGCTGGTGAAGGCAGGCAGTTTTGGTCAATGGTTCTCTAATACACTTAGCTAACTATGCAAAA
It includes:
- the LOC118889451 gene encoding gamma-glutamyl hydrolase-like, yielding MASFSPMLSMLGLVLCRVASLGLSAAPTPTSKNTIIGILMQRCHSEDMKILRKYYIPASYVKYLESAGARVVPVRLYLKDKEYEKLFKSINGTLFLGGSVNLMKSGYTHEAKIFYKLAEQLNPNYFLLFQSFGNGNYFPTWGTCLGFKELTYLVNGESLLTLTDSVGIKMPINFTRGPLQSRMFQNFPADLLLSLAIEPLTANFHKWSLSVKNFTKNEKLKTSFNILTTNTDGCIEFISTMEGYQYSVYAVQWHPEKAPYEWRKVKGIPHAPNAVRAAFDLAEFFVAEAQKNNHHFESDVEEGKALIYQ